In Marinimicrobium koreense, the following are encoded in one genomic region:
- a CDS encoding glycoside hydrolase family 95 protein, translating into MFNRLLSVLHRPTLLQGLGIVSLSLLTACQPTDTTSPDTVAVDAQPLTFWYDRPAEAWTEALPLGNGRLGAMVFGGVDQAVLQLNEDTVWAGGPQNNVKPSLKPHLEKVAELVLANRHEEAQAYADEHIKSHHDGMPYQTVGNLVIDPQHPAQANDYRRTLDIGQALAQVRYEVDGVTYQRETFAALSAPVIVTRWTASEAGKLDLDLGFNSPMDHSVSVDNQRLRVEGKGGDHEGVEGKIRFTALVNPILEGGTLDSTEQGLRIRGADRVTVYTAMATNFVRYDDVSADPSTRAEQHLADGLRRSYEELRSAHIAAYRDQFDRVSLDLGPAPAEDQPTDQRLANFREQNDPHLAALYFQFGRYLLISSSQPGTQPANLQGIWNDQLTPPWDSKYTLNINAEMNYWPAESTNLSELHEPLFGMLKDLSVTGRESARELYDADGWMVHHNTDIWRITGQVDGAYMWGQWLGGAAWLSQHIGYRYHHTGNRDFLAEHYPILRDAARFYASVLTEDPDTGWLVLVPSNSPENDYLHRDDGVQAAIDAGVTMDNQLVFDLFSLVVEAAEVLGQDAELAAELRQLRDRLPPMQIGQHGQLQEWLQDWDSPEDKHRHVSHLYGLHPSNQISPYRTPELFSAVRTSMEMRGDESTGWSMGWKVGIWARLQDGNRAYKLLTDQIKLVTEDSAQFEAGGTYANMFAAHPPYQIDGNFGVTAGIAEMLVQSHDGAIHLLPALPDAWPEGNVKGLVTRGGFIIDMSWREGKVSELSVRSTLGGPLRLRVHSDLTPAGDFALEPVREGAPSDNPLLQVPVIKTPIIHQPEAVQPVDVAPSQLLETQTQRGQAYRFKG; encoded by the coding sequence ATGTTCAATCGTCTGTTGTCCGTCCTGCATCGTCCGACCTTACTTCAAGGGTTGGGGATCGTCTCACTGTCACTGCTGACGGCCTGTCAGCCCACCGATACCACCTCCCCGGATACGGTGGCGGTGGACGCCCAGCCGCTGACCTTCTGGTACGACCGGCCCGCCGAGGCCTGGACCGAAGCCTTGCCCCTCGGCAATGGCCGTCTGGGTGCCATGGTTTTTGGCGGAGTGGATCAGGCCGTGTTGCAGCTGAACGAGGACACCGTCTGGGCCGGCGGCCCGCAGAATAACGTCAAGCCCTCGCTCAAGCCCCATCTGGAAAAAGTCGCGGAACTGGTGCTCGCCAACCGCCACGAGGAGGCCCAGGCCTACGCGGACGAGCACATCAAGTCTCATCACGATGGCATGCCTTACCAGACCGTGGGCAATCTGGTCATCGATCCGCAACACCCGGCGCAGGCCAATGACTACCGTCGCACGCTGGATATCGGTCAGGCGTTGGCGCAGGTCCGCTACGAGGTCGACGGCGTGACCTACCAGCGGGAGACGTTCGCCGCCCTGTCCGCCCCCGTCATCGTGACCCGCTGGACCGCCAGTGAGGCCGGAAAACTGGATCTGGATCTGGGCTTCAACAGCCCCATGGACCACAGCGTTTCCGTGGACAATCAGCGCCTGCGAGTGGAAGGCAAGGGCGGTGATCACGAAGGCGTGGAGGGAAAAATCCGCTTCACCGCACTGGTCAATCCCATTCTGGAGGGCGGCACACTGGATAGTACCGAGCAGGGCTTGCGAATTCGCGGCGCCGACCGCGTGACTGTCTACACCGCCATGGCCACCAACTTTGTCCGTTATGACGATGTGTCGGCGGACCCGTCGACCCGGGCCGAGCAGCACCTGGCCGATGGGCTGCGCCGTTCCTACGAGGAGCTCCGCTCGGCCCACATCGCCGCCTATCGGGACCAGTTCGATCGCGTCTCCCTGGACCTCGGGCCGGCGCCAGCGGAGGACCAGCCCACGGACCAGCGCCTGGCGAACTTCCGTGAGCAGAATGACCCTCACCTGGCGGCGCTCTACTTCCAGTTTGGCCGTTACCTGCTGATCAGCAGTTCCCAGCCCGGCACCCAGCCGGCCAACCTCCAGGGCATCTGGAATGATCAACTGACGCCACCCTGGGACAGCAAGTACACCCTCAACATCAACGCCGAGATGAACTACTGGCCGGCCGAGTCCACCAACCTGTCCGAACTGCACGAACCACTGTTCGGCATGCTCAAGGATCTTTCGGTGACGGGTCGGGAAAGCGCGCGGGAACTGTACGACGCCGACGGCTGGATGGTGCACCACAACACTGATATCTGGCGCATTACCGGCCAGGTGGATGGAGCCTATATGTGGGGCCAGTGGCTGGGCGGCGCCGCCTGGCTCAGCCAGCATATTGGCTACCGTTACCACCATACCGGCAATCGGGATTTCCTCGCCGAGCATTATCCCATTCTGCGCGATGCGGCGCGCTTCTACGCCAGCGTACTGACGGAAGATCCGGATACCGGCTGGCTGGTTCTGGTGCCCAGTAATTCCCCGGAGAACGATTATCTGCACCGGGATGACGGGGTGCAGGCCGCCATCGACGCCGGCGTCACCATGGACAACCAGTTGGTCTTCGACCTATTCTCTCTGGTTGTGGAAGCGGCCGAGGTGCTGGGGCAGGATGCGGAGTTGGCCGCGGAGCTGAGACAGTTGCGCGACCGGTTGCCTCCCATGCAGATCGGCCAGCATGGGCAACTGCAGGAATGGTTGCAGGACTGGGACAGCCCCGAAGACAAGCATCGCCATGTCTCCCACCTGTACGGCCTGCATCCGAGCAATCAGATCTCGCCCTACCGCACCCCGGAGCTGTTCAGTGCCGTGCGCACCAGCATGGAAATGCGCGGGGATGAGTCCACCGGTTGGTCCATGGGTTGGAAAGTGGGTATCTGGGCGCGCCTGCAGGATGGGAACCGTGCCTACAAACTGCTCACCGATCAGATTAAGCTGGTCACCGAGGACAGCGCCCAGTTTGAGGCTGGCGGCACCTACGCCAATATGTTTGCGGCCCACCCGCCGTACCAGATCGACGGCAACTTCGGCGTGACCGCGGGTATCGCGGAGATGCTGGTACAGAGTCACGACGGCGCCATTCACCTGTTACCGGCGCTGCCGGATGCCTGGCCGGAGGGTAACGTCAAAGGGCTGGTAACCCGAGGTGGCTTTATCATCGATATGAGCTGGCGTGAGGGCAAAGTCAGCGAACTGAGTGTCCGCTCGACCCTGGGTGGCCCCCTGCGTTTGCGGGTGCACTCGGACCTGACGCCGGCCGGTGACTTCGCGCTGGAGCCGGTCCGAGAGGGCGCACCGAGCGACAATCCGCTGCTGCAGGTCCCGGTGATCAAAACGCCCATCATTCACCAACCCGAGGCGGTGCAGCCGGTGGACGTTGCGCCCAGCCAACTGCTGGAAACACAGACCCAGCGGGGTCAGGCCTACCGTTTCAAGGGCTGA
- a CDS encoding TonB-dependent receptor, whose amino-acid sequence MFRLFGASVLALSLSAVAHPGYAQESDEETDEMSGAEAEPSMSEAAPAQPSMEELVVVGARLSLETARDIKRESTNIVDSVTAVDVGALPDKSVAEALQRLPGITVSRFAANNDTQHFSAEPSGVVIRGLDHVRSEFNGRDTFSADSSRGLSWEDVSPELMSRVDVYKNQSANLIEGGIAGVVDLHTRVPFDFDGEMLVGSAEVNYSEVADSFDPNVSGLYSNRWETALGDFGLLGQIATSRLDTRSEGIYLGRMGIHEPGYFEETLPDGTVRPTQEETYVPTFITARDNLYQRERTGGAFAAQWQSPDEEIVTTFQFNRSEYEQLNTEYSALNFLFALWGQPADHVIPADWPDGTYPMPGETFMFREDRSFLAGEPTAGPGWWGGSEEEAAAFGVNEEGIPLMNPTGCGWGTSQEYLEEYCEEPYDQRAVGMETNSRQIHSESMTQDASINIKWAPTHQFRANFDLQYVDATRDSYGTAGALQSYTGMYADFRGELPFVEYRDPLNVNFSEGGLQNPNSWNYAWVQDHKSASEGESLAFKADGEYDLNGTDWVESIAFGARTVNREQLVREAWNFRGITSRWESAAYFNADKTDPIDSVTYAGQETFFGGYPDPEESLTSRAFPTDYMGGGVMDSTEFLYIDPEVLGDPARVNEYFDRRNLGIGQFYPICSAEGPTRGQEVLDANGDSTCFTPGETLTVEEEVHAAYFMVNYGGPAATLFNTDIGVSGNVGVRYVETNTRSEGSVNYGSFTDSQMECYELTEGNQDNPDAPNTAPPSTPYSSGCYLVGAEAHNEQVPDMPDTVDDGNGNIIDNPAKVYLPEHIEGSREDLAFHDGTIAPVVGDKTHYHLLPSANLKLDVTDNVIVRFAYSKAMARPDFSMFRYAANINEPGIDVGYSAQCKTYNQETDSVESVPNCTPSPELSYDDQGRLTGARPRYSVNTGNPYLEPITADNYDATFEYYFDGAGMFTVNLFQKDFDNYITYGTTVVPVTNNGVTRDMYINGPVNGEGASVWGYEANVQRFLDFLPSPWDGIGFQANYTKIYNQGIENTNYDGAGGAVDADAERYVKTDALQGMSEDAYNLVLMYEKGDFAFRTAYNWRSEYLVTANDCCNLPVWQSDQGFLDASIRYRLTDGLEVSLQASNILDTTTNLLQQVRGSDHEDYPNHKVPTAWFKSDRRLSLGLRMRY is encoded by the coding sequence TTGTTCAGACTGTTTGGTGCGAGTGTGCTGGCGTTGAGCCTTTCGGCCGTCGCACACCCGGGCTATGCGCAGGAATCAGACGAAGAGACCGACGAGATGTCCGGGGCCGAAGCCGAGCCGTCGATGTCAGAGGCCGCGCCGGCACAGCCCTCCATGGAGGAGCTGGTAGTGGTAGGTGCGCGGCTTTCACTGGAGACCGCACGGGACATCAAACGTGAGTCAACCAATATTGTCGACTCGGTGACGGCGGTCGACGTCGGCGCCCTGCCGGACAAGTCGGTGGCCGAGGCCCTGCAGCGGCTGCCCGGCATTACCGTGTCCCGCTTCGCCGCCAACAACGACACCCAGCACTTCTCCGCCGAGCCGTCCGGCGTGGTGATCCGCGGCCTGGACCATGTGCGCTCGGAATTCAACGGCCGGGATACCTTCTCCGCCGACAGTTCCCGGGGGCTGAGCTGGGAAGACGTATCGCCGGAGCTGATGAGCCGGGTGGATGTGTATAAAAACCAGAGCGCCAACCTGATCGAAGGCGGGATCGCCGGGGTGGTGGATCTGCACACCCGTGTGCCCTTCGACTTTGATGGCGAAATGCTGGTCGGCTCCGCCGAAGTCAACTACAGCGAGGTGGCTGATTCCTTCGACCCCAATGTCTCTGGCCTGTACAGCAACCGGTGGGAAACGGCTCTGGGTGACTTTGGCCTGCTGGGGCAGATTGCCACCTCCCGTCTGGATACCCGCAGCGAGGGCATATACCTCGGGCGTATGGGCATTCACGAGCCGGGCTATTTCGAGGAAACCCTGCCCGACGGCACCGTCCGTCCCACTCAGGAAGAAACCTATGTGCCCACCTTTATCACCGCCCGGGACAACCTGTACCAGCGGGAGCGCACCGGTGGTGCCTTTGCCGCCCAGTGGCAGAGTCCCGATGAAGAAATCGTGACCACCTTCCAGTTCAATCGCTCGGAGTACGAGCAGCTGAACACCGAGTACAGTGCACTGAACTTCCTGTTTGCCCTGTGGGGGCAACCGGCAGACCACGTCATTCCTGCGGACTGGCCCGACGGTACTTACCCCATGCCTGGGGAGACTTTCATGTTTCGAGAGGACCGCAGCTTTCTCGCCGGTGAGCCCACCGCCGGACCGGGCTGGTGGGGCGGCAGTGAAGAGGAGGCGGCCGCCTTCGGGGTGAACGAAGAGGGTATCCCCCTGATGAATCCCACCGGCTGTGGCTGGGGCACGTCTCAGGAGTATCTCGAGGAATACTGCGAAGAGCCCTATGACCAGCGGGCCGTCGGTATGGAAACCAATTCCCGGCAGATTCACAGCGAAAGCATGACCCAGGATGCGTCCATCAATATCAAGTGGGCACCCACTCACCAATTCCGCGCCAACTTCGACCTGCAATATGTCGATGCCACGCGGGACAGCTATGGTACCGCTGGCGCATTGCAGAGCTATACCGGCATGTACGCCGATTTCCGCGGGGAGCTTCCCTTTGTCGAATACCGGGATCCGCTCAACGTCAACTTCTCGGAGGGTGGGCTACAGAATCCCAACTCCTGGAATTACGCCTGGGTTCAGGACCACAAGAGTGCCAGTGAAGGGGAGTCTCTGGCGTTCAAAGCCGACGGTGAGTACGACCTGAACGGCACCGACTGGGTGGAGTCGATCGCCTTCGGTGCGCGCACGGTCAACCGGGAGCAACTGGTGCGCGAAGCGTGGAACTTCCGTGGCATCACCAGTCGTTGGGAAAGTGCGGCCTATTTCAACGCCGACAAAACCGACCCCATCGATTCGGTCACCTATGCCGGGCAGGAAACCTTCTTTGGCGGCTACCCTGACCCCGAGGAATCATTGACCTCTCGGGCCTTCCCCACGGATTACATGGGTGGCGGCGTGATGGACTCCACCGAGTTCCTCTATATCGACCCGGAGGTCCTGGGTGATCCGGCCCGGGTGAATGAGTACTTTGATCGCCGCAACCTGGGGATCGGTCAGTTCTATCCGATCTGCTCCGCCGAAGGGCCCACCCGGGGTCAGGAAGTTCTGGATGCCAATGGCGACTCCACCTGCTTTACGCCCGGCGAGACGCTCACAGTGGAAGAAGAAGTGCATGCCGCTTACTTCATGGTTAACTACGGAGGGCCGGCGGCCACGCTGTTCAATACCGATATCGGTGTGTCGGGCAACGTGGGTGTACGCTACGTGGAAACCAACACCCGCAGCGAAGGCAGTGTGAATTACGGCTCCTTCACTGACAGTCAGATGGAGTGCTACGAATTGACCGAGGGCAATCAGGATAACCCCGACGCGCCCAACACGGCGCCGCCGTCCACGCCTTATTCAAGCGGCTGTTACCTGGTCGGTGCCGAGGCGCACAACGAACAGGTGCCGGATATGCCCGACACGGTGGATGATGGCAACGGCAACATCATTGACAACCCGGCCAAGGTGTATCTGCCCGAGCACATCGAAGGGTCCCGTGAGGACCTGGCGTTTCACGACGGCACCATTGCGCCCGTAGTCGGTGACAAAACCCATTACCACCTGTTGCCCAGTGCGAACCTGAAGCTGGATGTGACAGACAATGTGATTGTCCGTTTTGCCTACTCCAAAGCCATGGCGAGACCAGACTTCAGCATGTTCCGCTACGCGGCCAACATCAACGAGCCGGGTATTGATGTGGGTTACTCCGCCCAGTGCAAAACCTACAATCAGGAAACCGACTCGGTGGAATCGGTGCCCAACTGTACGCCCAGCCCGGAACTCAGTTATGACGATCAGGGTCGTCTGACCGGCGCTCGACCCCGTTACTCGGTCAATACCGGTAACCCGTACCTGGAGCCGATCACGGCGGATAACTACGATGCGACCTTCGAGTATTACTTCGACGGCGCCGGCATGTTTACCGTCAACCTTTTCCAGAAGGACTTTGACAACTACATCACCTACGGCACCACCGTGGTACCGGTGACCAACAATGGCGTCACCCGGGATATGTATATCAACGGTCCGGTCAACGGCGAAGGCGCCAGTGTCTGGGGCTACGAGGCGAACGTCCAGCGCTTCCTGGACTTCCTGCCCTCGCCCTGGGACGGTATCGGGTTTCAGGCCAACTACACGAAAATCTACAACCAGGGCATTGAAAACACCAACTACGATGGTGCCGGCGGCGCGGTGGATGCCGATGCCGAACGCTACGTGAAAACCGATGCACTGCAGGGCATGTCCGAGGACGCCTACAACCTGGTGCTGATGTACGAAAAAGGCGACTTCGCCTTCCGCACGGCGTACAACTGGCGCTCGGAGTATCTGGTGACCGCGAACGATTGCTGCAACCTGCCGGTGTGGCAGAGCGATCAGGGTTTCCTGGATGCCTCCATTCGCTACCGTCTGACCGATGGGCTGGAAGTGAGCCTGCAGGCCAGCAACATCCTCGATACCACCACCAACCTGCTGCAACAGGTGCGCGGTTCCGATCACGAAGACTACCCGAACCACAAGGTACCCACCGCCTGGTTCAAGAGTGATCGCCGCCTCTCTCTGGGGTTGCGCATGCGGTATTGA
- a CDS encoding glycoside hydrolase family 43 protein translates to MNWIKPMGMAALMLLSGCSGQPGTLGQSERGAEQGAHDASASSPSPGQWASNPLIWADVPDPSVIRVGDTYYMSSTTMHMNPGLPIMKSHNLVDWELLGYAYDTLSDGNESTLSQGEQSYGQGSWASSLRYHQGRFYVSTFANHTGKTYIFSTDDIENGDWERATIDELFHDASLVFDQGRVFLIYGNDDIHLVELNAEATAVKPDGLRTTLIEKASSIAGDEFWVPSEGAQLTRKDGMYYLNLISWPAGGMRTQLVYRAEQLTGPYEGRIVLEDRGIAQGGLIDTPDGDWYAFLFRDFGAVGRIPYLVPVQWRDGWPEYGIDGKVPERLPIVATGDGLNNLVASDDFDYASEADLKLAWQWNHNPNDNGWSVTEPPGYLTLTHQRVDSGLLDTRNTLTQRTFGPESRATAALDVSELRSGDRAGLAALQANYGFVGVEQKDSGRALVMVSGNAEQEQVQARIPLTQSIVYLQIRADFEGQRDQASFWYSLDQEQWTRIGEPLAMEYTLPHFMGYRFALFSYATEQTGGRAAFDYYRVE, encoded by the coding sequence GTGAATTGGATAAAACCCATGGGCATGGCCGCCTTGATGCTGTTGTCCGGCTGCAGTGGGCAGCCCGGTACGCTCGGTCAGTCAGAGCGCGGTGCGGAGCAGGGGGCGCACGATGCAAGTGCCTCATCGCCGTCGCCAGGTCAGTGGGCGAGCAACCCGCTCATCTGGGCCGATGTGCCGGACCCTTCCGTCATTCGTGTGGGCGACACCTATTACATGAGCAGCACCACCATGCACATGAACCCCGGCCTGCCCATCATGAAATCCCACAATCTGGTGGATTGGGAGCTGCTGGGTTATGCCTATGACACCCTGTCGGACGGCAACGAATCCACCTTGAGCCAGGGCGAGCAATCCTACGGCCAGGGCTCCTGGGCCAGTAGTCTTCGCTATCATCAGGGGCGCTTTTACGTCAGCACTTTCGCCAACCACACCGGCAAGACCTATATTTTTTCCACCGACGATATTGAAAACGGTGACTGGGAGCGGGCTACTATTGATGAGCTCTTCCACGACGCTTCACTGGTGTTTGATCAGGGTCGGGTGTTCCTGATCTATGGCAACGATGACATCCATCTGGTCGAACTCAATGCCGAGGCCACCGCGGTCAAACCCGATGGCTTGCGCACTACACTCATTGAAAAAGCCTCATCCATCGCGGGCGATGAATTCTGGGTGCCCTCCGAGGGCGCGCAACTGACCCGTAAAGACGGCATGTACTACCTCAATCTGATCAGTTGGCCCGCTGGCGGTATGCGCACCCAGTTGGTCTATCGGGCGGAGCAACTCACCGGGCCTTATGAAGGGCGCATCGTGCTGGAAGACCGGGGTATTGCCCAGGGCGGACTGATCGATACCCCGGACGGGGACTGGTACGCTTTTCTGTTCCGCGATTTTGGTGCGGTGGGGCGCATTCCTTATCTGGTCCCCGTGCAGTGGCGGGACGGCTGGCCCGAGTACGGCATTGACGGCAAAGTGCCCGAGCGGTTGCCCATCGTCGCCACAGGTGATGGACTGAACAACCTCGTGGCCTCGGATGACTTCGATTATGCCTCCGAGGCCGATCTGAAGCTCGCCTGGCAGTGGAACCACAACCCGAATGACAACGGCTGGTCGGTTACCGAGCCACCCGGCTATCTGACCCTCACCCACCAGCGCGTGGACTCCGGGTTGCTCGATACCCGCAATACGCTCACCCAGCGGACCTTCGGCCCCGAATCCCGGGCCACGGCTGCTCTGGATGTCTCCGAACTGCGCTCCGGTGACCGAGCCGGTCTGGCCGCACTACAGGCCAATTACGGGTTTGTCGGTGTGGAGCAGAAAGACAGCGGTCGCGCGCTGGTGATGGTGAGCGGCAACGCCGAGCAGGAGCAGGTGCAGGCGCGCATTCCGCTGACTCAGTCCATCGTGTATCTCCAGATCCGGGCTGACTTCGAGGGCCAGCGTGATCAGGCCAGCTTCTGGTACAGTCTGGATCAGGAACAGTGGACCCGAATCGGCGAGCCCCTGGCGATGGAATACACCTTGCCCCATTTCATGGGCTACCGCTTCGCCCTGTTTAGCTACGCCACCGAGCAGACTGGCGGTCGGGCCGCCTTTGATTATTACCGGGTGGAATGA
- a CDS encoding glycoside hydrolase family 43 protein — translation MNELIKGSLLSVFALLVGCDSTSDGNPDAASSSPEASASESTASATAAQFSRFTYEGQSQEQVEVGEGEFRNPIISGYAPDPTVARVGDDYYVVTSSFTHFPGLPIYHSKDLVNWTQIGNAIDRPDQFDYKGLEVSRGIFAPDISFHEGIYYLASTCVDCGGNFVMTADSPTGPWSDPHWLGFEGIDPSIHWDDSGKAYILNNGAPNEEPRYDGHRAIWIQEFDWQNLTMVGERKQLINGGVDISTQPVWIEGPHIIQRNGYYYITAAEGGTSVHHSQTIFRSDDVWGPYTPAEHNPILTQRDLDFERDNPIIAAGHAKFVQIPNGDWWATFLAIRSYDNDMFNIGRETFLLPVRWEDDWPYILPRGERIPFALEKPELPEQPTPNPPQSGDFGYTDEFDGDQLALGWMGVRDPDSGVFHDVNNGTLSLNCQNGLGDLDSVPAFLGRRQQHHIADLSTTVTFDPQADQDRAGLAAVQNDENLIFLAITQDGGEDQLALYRRQGSTEDILVNAAALPSTENVVLSMAFDAGQMSAHYEVNGERHTLAEGVDATNLSTNVAGGFVGTLIGPYCTRQ, via the coding sequence ATGAATGAACTGATAAAAGGCTCACTGTTGAGTGTGTTTGCCCTCCTGGTCGGCTGCGACTCCACCAGTGACGGCAATCCGGACGCGGCATCATCGTCCCCGGAGGCCAGCGCATCCGAGAGCACGGCGTCGGCCACAGCCGCCCAGTTCAGCCGGTTTACCTACGAGGGCCAGTCCCAGGAGCAGGTCGAGGTGGGCGAAGGCGAATTCCGCAACCCGATCATTTCCGGCTATGCCCCCGACCCCACCGTGGCGCGGGTAGGCGACGACTATTATGTCGTCACCTCGTCGTTCACCCACTTTCCGGGGCTGCCGATCTACCACTCCAAGGACCTGGTCAACTGGACCCAGATCGGCAACGCGATCGACCGGCCCGACCAGTTTGATTACAAAGGTCTGGAAGTGTCCCGGGGGATTTTCGCGCCGGACATCTCCTTCCATGAAGGCATCTACTACCTGGCCTCCACCTGTGTGGATTGCGGCGGCAACTTTGTGATGACCGCCGACAGCCCAACCGGCCCCTGGTCAGACCCGCACTGGCTGGGCTTTGAGGGCATCGACCCCTCCATTCACTGGGACGACAGCGGCAAAGCCTACATCCTGAACAACGGCGCCCCCAATGAGGAACCCCGCTACGACGGCCACCGCGCCATCTGGATTCAGGAGTTTGACTGGCAGAACCTGACCATGGTCGGTGAGCGCAAGCAGCTGATCAACGGTGGGGTCGACATCTCCACTCAGCCGGTGTGGATCGAAGGGCCGCACATCATCCAGCGCAACGGCTACTACTACATTACCGCGGCGGAGGGCGGCACCAGCGTGCATCACTCCCAGACCATTTTCCGGTCCGACGACGTCTGGGGCCCCTACACCCCCGCCGAGCACAACCCGATCCTGACCCAGCGCGACCTGGACTTTGAGCGGGACAACCCGATCATCGCCGCCGGCCACGCCAAATTCGTACAGATTCCCAATGGCGACTGGTGGGCCACCTTCCTGGCGATCCGCTCCTACGACAATGACATGTTCAACATTGGCCGGGAGACCTTCCTGCTGCCTGTGCGCTGGGAAGACGATTGGCCCTACATTCTGCCCCGGGGCGAGCGCATTCCGTTTGCGCTGGAGAAGCCGGAACTGCCCGAACAGCCCACACCGAATCCGCCCCAGTCGGGTGACTTTGGCTATACCGATGAATTCGATGGCGACCAATTGGCGCTGGGCTGGATGGGTGTTCGCGACCCGGACAGCGGCGTTTTCCATGACGTGAATAACGGCACGCTCAGCCTGAACTGTCAGAATGGCCTGGGCGATCTGGACTCGGTACCCGCCTTCCTGGGTCGGCGCCAGCAGCACCACATTGCCGACCTGTCCACCACGGTGACCTTTGATCCCCAGGCCGATCAGGACCGCGCTGGCCTTGCGGCGGTGCAGAACGATGAAAACCTGATCTTCCTGGCCATCACCCAGGACGGCGGCGAAGACCAGTTAGCGCTGTACCGTCGTCAGGGTTCGACCGAAGACATTCTGGTGAATGCTGCCGCGCTGCCCAGCACCGAGAATGTGGTTCTGTCGATGGCGTTTGATGCCGGGCAGATGAGTGCCCATTATGAGGTGAATGGCGAGCGTCACACCCTGGCCGAAGGGGTGGATGCCACCAACCTCAGCACCAATGTGGCCGGTGGTTTTGTGGGTACCCTGATCGGGCCCTACTGCACTCGTCAGTAA